From the Panthera leo isolate Ple1 chromosome C1, P.leo_Ple1_pat1.1, whole genome shotgun sequence genome, one window contains:
- the LOC122227310 gene encoding steroid receptor-associated and regulated protein yields MTPSEDPSDPKASPKVTGLETDVETSSGGKPGCHQKAIPPAHLTFVIDCARGRQISLIAPPVLPRAPGPNLGTVTPPMKTYILFCGENQPHLTQEAPLGRGRLAQARGAVPPCRGTGAPDSSPVSPLVPQEAPEAKGNPLKSVPSRSSAWGTVIGSLKALSSCVCGQAD; encoded by the exons ATGACCCCCTCGGAAGACCCCAGCGACCCAAAGGCCAGCCCCAAGGTCACGGGCCTGGAGACGGACGTGGAGACCAGTTCAG GTGGGAAGCCAGGCTGCCATCAGAAGGCCATCCCCCCCGCTCACCTGACTTTTGTCATCGACTGTGCTCGTGGCAGACAGATCTCCCTGATAGCACCCCCAGTGCTGCCCCGAGCCCCTGGTCCTAATCTAGGAACCGTCACCCCGCCAATGAAGACTTATATCTTGTTCTGTGGAGAAAACCAGCCCCACCTGACTCAGGAGGCCCCCCTGGGTAGGGGACGCCTTGCCCAGGCCAGGGGGGCCGTGCCACCCTGCAGAGGGACTGGGGCCCCAGATTCCTCCCCAGTCAGTCCACTGGTCCCGCAGGAGGCTCCTGAAGCCAAGGGAAACCCCTTGAAGTCTGTGCCCTCGAGGTCTTCAGCTTGGGGAACTGTCATAGGCTCCCTCAAAGCCCTCTCCTCCTGTGTCTGTGGGCAGGCAGATTAA
- the HSPB7 gene encoding heat shock protein beta-7, with amino-acid sequence MSHRTSSTFRAERSFHSSSSSSSSSSSSASRALPAQDPPMEKALSMFSEDFGSFMRPHSEPRAFPARSGGPGNIKTLGDAYEFAVDVSDFSPEDIIVTTSNNHIEVRAEKLAADGTVMNTFAHKCQLPEDVDPTSVTSALREDGSLTIRARRHPHTEHVQQTFRTEIKI; translated from the exons ATGAGCCACAGGACCTCCTCCACCTTCAGAGCGGAGAGAAGCTTCCattcctcctcctcgtcctcctcgtcctcatCCTCCTCAGCCTCCCGTGCCCTCCCAGCCCAGGACCCGCCCATGGAGAAAGCCTTGAGCATGTTTTCCGAGGATTTTGGCAGCTTCATGAGGCCCCACTCAGAGCCCCGGGCCTTCCCAG CCCGTTCCGGGGGGCCGGGCAACATCAAGACCCTCGGGGACGCCTATGAGTTTGCAGTGGATGTGAGTGACTTCTCACCTGAAGACATCATTGTCACCACCTCCAACAACCACATCGAGGTGCGGGCTGAGAAG CTGGCAGCCGACGGCACAGTCATGAACACCTTCGCTCACAAGTGCCAGCTGCCCGAGGACGTGGACCCCACTTCCGTGACCTCGGCCCTGAGGGAAGACGGCAGCCTCACCATCCGGGCCCGGCGTCACCCACACACGGAGCACGTCCAGCAGACCTTCCGGACAGAGATAAAAATCTGA
- the LOC122227177 gene encoding chloride channel protein ClC-Ka, protein MEELVGLREGSSGSPVTLQELWGPCPRIRRGIRGGLEWLKQKLFRVGEDWYFLMTLGVLMALISYAMNFAIGRVVRAHKWLYREIGDSHLLRYLSWTVYPVALVSFSSGFSQSITPFSGGSGIPELKTILSGVVLEDYLDIKNFGAKVVGLTCTLATGSTLFLGKVGPFVHLSVMIAAYLGRVHTKAIGEPENKSKQNEMLVAAAAVGVATVFAAPFSGVLFSIEVMSSHFSVWDYWRGFFAATCGAFMFRLLAVFNSEQETITSLYKTNFRVDVPFDLPEIFFFVALGAICGILSCAYLFCQRTFLGFVKTNRVTSKLLATSKPLYSALAALVLASITYPPGVGRFIASRLSMKQHLESLFDNNSWALMTRNSSPPWPEELDPQNLWFEWYHPRFTIFGTLAFFLVMKFWMLILATTIPMPAGYFMPIFIFGAAIGRLIGEALAVAFPEGIVAGGVTNPIMPGGYALAGAAAFSGAVTHTISTALLAFELTGQIVHALPVLMAVLAANAIAQSFQPSFYDGTIIVKKLPYLPWIRGRKISSHRVTVEHFMNTTITTVAKDTPLEEVVKVVTSTDMAKYLLVESTESQILVGTMERAHLVQALQAEPPSWAPGHQQCLQDILAGGCPMEPVTLQLSPETSLHQAHNLFELLHLQSLPVTSRGRAVGSVSWVELKKAISSLTNPPAPK, encoded by the exons ATGGAAGAGCTGGTAGGGCTGCGTGAGGGCTCCTCGGGGAGCCCTGTGACTCTTCAGGAGCTATGGGGCCCGTGCCCCCGCATCCGCAGAGGCATTCGAG ggggcCTGGAGTGGCTGAAGCAGAAGCTGTTCCGCGTCGGGGAGGACTGGTACTTCCTGATGACCCTCGGGGTGCTCATGGCCCTGATCAGCTACGCCATGAACTTCGCTATCGGGCGCGTGGTCAGAG CACACAAGTGGCTCTACCGGGAGATTGGGGACAGCCACCTGCTCCGGTATCTCTCCTGGACTGTGTACCCTGTGGCCCTGGTCTCCTTCTCCTCTGGCTTCAGCCAGAGCATCACACCCTTCTCTGGAG GTTCTGGAATCCCAGAGCTGAAGACTATTCTGTCAGGCGTGGTGCTGGAGGACTACCTGGATATTAAGAACTTCGGGGCCAAGGTCGTGGGCCTTACCTGCACCCTGGCCACTGGCAGCACCCTTTTCCTGGGCAAAGTG ggCCCCTTCGTGCACCTGTCTGTGATGATCGCTGCCTACCTGGGCCGTGTGCACACCAAGGCCATTGGGGAGCCTGAG AACAAGAGCAAGCAGAACGAGATGCTGGTGGCAGCGGCCGCGGTGGGTGTGGCCACAGTGTTTGCAGCGCCCTTCAGCG GCGTCCTGTTCAGCATCGAGGTCATGTCTTCACATTTCTCTGTCTGGGATTACTGGAGGGGCTTCTTCGCTGCCACCTGCGGGGCCTTCATGTTCCGCCTCCTGGCAGTCTTCAACAGCGAGCAGG agacCATCACCTCCCTCTACAAGACCAATTTCAGGGTGGATGTCCCCTTCGACCTGCCAGAGATCTTCTTTTTTGTGGCCCTGGG ggccatCTGCGGTATCCTGAGCTGTGCTTACCTCTTCTGTCAGCGAACATTCCTTGGTTTTGTCAAGACCAACCGGGTCACCTCCAAACTGCTGGCCACCAG caaGCCTCTGTATTCCGCCCTGGCCGCCTTGGTTCTTGCTTCCATCACCTACCCCCCTGGCGTGGGCCGCTTCATCGCTTCTCGG CTGTCCATGAAGCAGCATCTGGAGTCACTGTTCGACAACAACTCATGGGCGCTGATGACCCGGAACTCATCCCCACCCTGGCCTGAGGAGCTCGACCCCCAGAACCTGTGGTTCGAGTGGTACCACCCACGGTTCACCATCTTTGGGACCCTCGCCTTCTTCCTGGTTATGAAG TTCTGGATGCTGATTCTGGCCACCACAATCCCCATGCCTGCCGGCTACTTCATGCCCATATTCATCTTCG GAGCTGCCATCGGGCGCCTCATCGGGGAGGCCCTGGCTGTTGCCTTCCCTGAGGGCATCGTAGCCGGAGGGGTCACCAACCCCATTATGCCTGGAGGGTACGCCCTGGCAG GGGCTGCGGCCTTCTCAGGGGCTGTGACCCACACCATCTCCACGGCGCTGCTGGCCTTCGAGCTGACCGGCCAGATAGTGCACGCGTTGCCGGTGTTGATGGCCGTGCTGGCAGCGAACGCCATCGCCCAGAGCTTCCAGCCCTCCTTCTATGACGGCACCATCATTGTCAAGAAGCTGCCATACCTTCCGTGGATCCGAGGTCGGAAAATCAG CTCTCACCGTGTGACTGTGGAGCACTTCATGAACACTACCATCACCACGGTGGCCAAGGACACACCGCTGGAGGAAGTGGTCAAGGTCGTGACCTCCACGGACATGGCCAAGTACCTCCTGGTGGAAAGCACAG AGTCCCAGATACTGGTGGGCACCATGGAAAGGGCCCACCTGGTGCAGGCACTCCAGGCTGAGCCACCTTCCTGGGCCCCAGGACACCAG CAATGTCTCCAGGACATCTTGGCTGGGGGCTGTCCCATGGAGCCAGTGACCCTGCAGCTGTCTCCGGAGACCTCCCTGCACCAG GCACACAACCTCTTCGAGCTGCTGCACCTTCAGTCCCTGCCTGTGACGTCCCGGGGCAGAGCTGTAGGCTCCGTGTCTTGGGTGGAG TTGAAGAAAGCAATTTCCAGCCTGACAAACCCACCAGCCCCAAAGTGA
- the FAM131C gene encoding protein FAM131C, giving the protein MGSCVSRDLFTSAHKDCPMPQGTGPLNPDLPSSHPPAVAPDHVTGKDKQMDFCWDPWQRCFQTTNGYLSDSRSCSSNYNVAALATSSLVGVVQSIKDHITKPTAMARGRVAHLIEWKGWRAQRSGWEPSPAEDEHYCCLPDELREARFAAGVAEQFAITEATLSAWSSLDNEELHPENSPQDVVQLQDLENVYLQDSLLSGPSQDDSLLAFSSPGLSPDGWPSPDEPPITAADPQPPSPEQQHRRRLPRGPGPEGGAHLQGSLPSVDSISLSEEEDEVFYN; this is encoded by the exons ATCTGTTCACAAGTGCCCACAAGGACTGCCCCATGCCCCAGGGCACGGGTCCTCTGAACCCAGACTTGCCCTCCAGCCATCCCCCTGCTGTCGCTCCAGACCATGTCACTGGCAAG GACAAACAGATGGATTTCTGTTGGGATCCTTGGCAG AGGTGCTTCCAGACCACCAACGGCTACCTGTCTGATTCCAGGTCCTGCTCCAGCAACTACAATGTGGCAGCTCTAGCCACCTCGTCCCTTGTGG GGGTGGTGCAGAGCATCAAGGACCACATCACGAAGCCCACGGCCATGGCGCGTGGCCGCGTGGCTCACCTCATCGAGTGGAAGGGCTGGCGTGCCCAGCGGTCGGGCTGGGAGCCATCCCCGGCTGAGGATGAGCATTACTGTTGCCTGCCAGACGAGCTGCGGGAGGCCCGCTTTGCTGCAG GGGTCGCCGAACAGTTTGCCATCACAGAGGCCACACTGAGCGCCTGGTCCTCGTTGGACAATGAGGAGCTTCACCCCGAGAACAGCCCTCAGGACGTCGTCCAGCTACAGG ACCTAGAGAACGTCTACCTTCAGGACAGTCTTCTGAGCGGCCCCTCCCAGGATGACAGTCTTCTGgccttctcttcccctggccTCTCCCCCGATGGCTGGCCCTCACCCGATGAGCCCCCCATCACAGCTGCcgacccccagccccccagccctgaACAGCAGCATCGGAGGCGGCTGCCTAGGGGCCCGGGGCCTGAGGGTGGGGCCCACCtgcagggctccctcccctcggTGGACAGCATCTCCCTCtcggaggaggaggacgaggtgTTCTACAACTGA